In the Podospora bellae-mahoneyi strain CBS 112042 chromosome 4, whole genome shotgun sequence genome, one interval contains:
- a CDS encoding hypothetical protein (EggNog:ENOG503P57S) — MTMASPTRPAPEELVTVIITTSPTPSAPSTELLEQIAASFRKHCASLIHCRVIVVLDTYDHVSKKPRLKKGHVTPDSAAKYADYKANAKRLILKEYSSTERPYGTGDLVKAQEKAEFGSGAAAYASQDNAVVMNITTTKDGRVTFVEPVQRLGFGLAVRSALRMTVTPYVWIQQHDWALVTDIPLGPLLQIMQQHKAPPSAEQEDKENNEILPEAVRPPVEYVCFPSIRMMEYATSDHVMLYPALRALTQLHKQNFTVQSESEDGTAVTSRVPLTPLFLWHDKPHLASTSHYLNQVFYSRIAIQRGAFIEDTVGHLARDEMKQGKWNKWACWLYYPDEGKHLCLRHLKGRTWRGVEAELAAKLEYMRLNGLNVNVQVPN; from the coding sequence atgacgatggcatCTCCCACAAGACCAGCCCCGGAAGAGCTGGTCAcagtcatcatcacaacCTCTCCCACGCCTTCTGCGCCATCCACCGAGCTCTTGGAGCAGATTGCCGCCTCTTTCAGAAAGCACTGCGCCTCTCTGATTCACTGCCGTGTCATTGTCGTCCTCGACACCTACGATCACGTCAGTAAGAAGCCGCGACTGAAAAAGGGCCATGTCACACCCGACAGCGCAGCAAAGTATGCCGACTACAAGGCCAACGCCAAGAGGCTCATTCTCAAGGAGTACTCCTCTACCGAACGGCCCTACGGCACTGGCGATTTGGTCAAGGCgcaggagaaggccgagttTGGCTCCGGGGCGGCAGCTTATGCATCGCAGGACAatgcggtggtgatgaacaTCACGACGACCAAAGACGGGCGCGTCACGTTTGTTGAGCCGGTGCAGCGGTTGGGATTTGGGCTGGCGGTTCGGTCGGCGTTGAGGATGACGGTTACGCCGTATGTCTGGATTCAGCAGCATGACTGGGCGCTGGTGACGGACATTCCTCTTGGGCCGCTGTTGCAGATCATGCAGCAGCACAAGGCCCCGCCTTCAGCAGAGCAGGAGGACAAAGAGAATAACGAAATATTGCCGGAAGCTGTTCGACCTCCGGTTGAATATGTCTGCTTCCCGTCGATACGGATGATGGAGTACGCCACCTCAGACCATGTCATGCTCTACCCTGCTCTTCGCGCGTTGACCCAGCTTCACAAACAAAACTTTACCGTTCAGTCGGAGTCGGAGGACGGGACAGCCGTCACCTCGAGGGTTCCTCTCACGCCTCTGTTTCTCTGGCACGACAAGCCACACCTAGCCTCCACCAGCCACTACCTCAACCAAGTCTTTTACAGCCGAATCGCCATCCAGAGGGGCGCCTTCATCGAGGACACCGTCGGTCATCTGGCAAGGGACGAGATGAAGCAAGGAAAATGGAACAAGTGGGCTTGTTGGCTGTATTACCCGGACGAAGGGAAGCATCTGTGTCTCCGGCACCTCAAAGGGAGGACATGGCGGGGTGTCGAGGCCGAACTAGCGGCCAAGCTGGAGTACATGCGGTTGAACGGTTTGAACGTCAACGTACAAGTGCCCAATTGA
- a CDS encoding hypothetical protein (COG:P; EggNog:ENOG503P424) produces MSRIPAVNAKPNPLVLSSLVLGIASTASAQNYYGSPGNPYTSGGSSNGDGSSSSGFNNFNAGAGFDINAAMRTRAIHGILAALAMAILFPSGSILMRVIPGRFAIWAHGISQAVALVVYIAAVGLGLHLVREVGRARGNNGDMFSDPNRSYHPIIGIVVLVCLLLQPIFGFIHHAKFKRLKTRQMWSYLHLFNGRVFITLGMANGGLGLWMAGASKELKTAYVAVAAVMWVLWMLAAAYGEWKRWKANRLGYPPRNKKFHDGEVPF; encoded by the exons ATGTCAAGGATACCAGCCGTGAATGCAAAACCAAACCCCCTCGTCCTCAGCAGTCTCGTGCTAGGGAtagcctccaccgcctccgcccaAAATTACTATGGCTCTCCCGGCAACCCTTATaccagcggcggcagctccAACGGTGATggctcatcttcctccgggttcaacaacttcaacgCCGGGGCTGGCTTCGACATAAACGCTGCCATGCGCACCCGCGCTATTCACGGTATCCTCGCTGCTTTGGCCATGGCGATCTTGTTTCCTTCCGGCTCGATCCTCATGCGTGTTATACCAGGCCGGTTCGCAATCTGGGCGCACGGAATCTCGCAGGCTGTTGCGCTGGTGGTGTATATCGCTGCTGTCGGACTGGGTCTTCATCTTGTGAGGGAGGTCGGTAGGGCGAGGGGGAACAATGGTGACATG TTCTCCGATCCGAACAGAAGCTACCACCCCATCATTGGCATCGTCGTGTTGGTCTGCCTGCTCTTGCAGCCAATCTTCGGGTTCATCCACCACGCCAAGTTCAAAAGACTCAAAACGAGGCAGATGTGGTCATACCTCCACTTGTTCAACGGTCGTGTCTTCATCACGCTCGGTATGGCGAACGGTGGGCTCGGGCTGTGGATGGCGGGCGCGagcaaggagctcaagacgGCGTATGTCGCTGTGGCGGCCGTGATGTGGGTTCTCTGGATGTTGGCGGCTGCGTATGGAgagtggaagaggtggaaggcGAACCGTCTGGGATATCCGCCGAGGAATAAGAAATTCCATGACGGCGAAGTTCCGTTCTAA